In Desulfomonile tiedjei DSM 6799, a genomic segment contains:
- a CDS encoding glycosyltransferase, whose product MDPRILVISAADKNDRSAYTHRILKLAECLEERSVRCDFFFMPNNPPLDTETTASLFMPFWLRKLNQYDLIYCGAQEAGQTLFFCGHFVRPPKLLDIHGDVIAQSALANELETGGKKRTASLRVEMIDRLAMACADHFLTVSTFQTEVFLKRGIPPERISLIRNGVDLDLFQPLPQPKEPLYTFAYIGEFQSWQGIDNLIKSFQLVQTPSIKMLVVGFRECDRPIKEVFREKFGSRVELVDRTDRNTLVDLVRSVSILMIPRVEHNAIKHAFPTKFAEYAAMGRPVLVNDVDETARFVQKYACGFVSKPTPEGMAAVMHRASEVPYEKLAEMGQRSRKMAEENFSWPKIGDEYFRVVMKLISAFRKGQRL is encoded by the coding sequence ATGGATCCCAGAATACTCGTGATTTCCGCTGCTGATAAAAACGATCGTTCGGCGTACACCCATCGCATACTCAAATTGGCAGAATGCCTCGAAGAACGATCCGTCCGATGCGATTTCTTTTTCATGCCAAATAATCCCCCTTTGGACACGGAAACCACTGCATCGCTCTTCATGCCTTTTTGGCTCCGCAAGCTCAACCAATACGATCTGATCTACTGCGGAGCACAAGAAGCAGGGCAGACATTATTCTTCTGCGGACATTTCGTGAGGCCCCCGAAACTCCTGGATATTCACGGGGACGTAATTGCGCAATCCGCCCTGGCAAATGAGCTTGAGACAGGTGGAAAGAAGCGCACTGCTTCACTCCGGGTAGAAATGATAGATCGCTTGGCCATGGCCTGCGCAGATCACTTTTTGACCGTGTCCACATTTCAGACCGAAGTGTTTCTCAAACGTGGTATTCCTCCCGAACGTATCAGCCTGATCCGCAACGGTGTGGATTTGGATCTGTTCCAGCCTCTGCCTCAGCCGAAGGAACCTCTCTATACGTTCGCGTACATTGGCGAGTTTCAATCGTGGCAAGGCATAGACAATCTCATCAAATCTTTCCAGCTTGTGCAGACCCCCTCAATCAAAATGCTAGTTGTGGGATTCAGAGAATGTGATAGACCCATCAAAGAAGTGTTCCGCGAGAAATTCGGTTCCAGAGTGGAACTTGTGGACAGGACGGATCGCAACACGCTTGTCGATCTTGTACGATCGGTTTCCATTCTCATGATTCCACGCGTAGAGCACAATGCTATCAAACATGCTTTTCCCACGAAATTCGCGGAATACGCGGCAATGGGGAGGCCTGTGCTGGTCAATGACGTGGACGAGACCGCGAGATTCGTGCAGAAATACGCCTGCGGATTCGTCTCCAAGCCTACTCCGGAAGGGATGGCGGCGGTCATGCATCGTGCATCGGAAGTTCCCTATGAGAAACTTGCAGAAATGGGACAACGCAGCCGAAAAATGGCTGAAGAGAATTTCTCCTGGCCGAAAATCGGCGATGAATATTTCCGAGTGGTCATGAAACTCATATCCGCATTTCGTAAAGGGCAACGCTTATGA
- a CDS encoding polysaccharide deacetylase family protein, translating into MSVDWDRVLVLMDPADEEQFGFTSKDFESAGLHVLVASYDRIGRDESLVQEIAATGCEAIIFTRNDDMHGHPRIADLLRASRKGYTAVSAIDRQHWHEQTRECIKDLLNRHGEVAVPTCSEKIARSEGKTDGTFSLVFDFEQLGGARFGIPRLVPMLESLGIHATFFITGFIAEIYPPLVQLLVDLGHEIAVHGAMHEFLQGRTISDQTARISRHKESLVSFGDVRGANFIFRMDAHSPQAICEAGLRYFVLFRKHLFYRTRFIESSGRVRSFRTPEGDLVLIPVGVETYGMPLHEVKAMIRSSLRTARKEGHNHVSVLMHPFKDGALERIQNTRSLMEYLLHDLNLRPVTLRELPAPEPARSTAAEILYRWDENEAQVSKESSALDYGVSWWKPPLYHSRRVEDLADALENGGTPVVLTSDVRDGKKKIAVYPDGWQCGSENVRLDPIVSPDATAEKVSRLLHEKGGISISPPAKYMDTIHRIMFHVPRTLDDFNMLIRRLLKRAFKQ; encoded by the coding sequence ATGAGCGTCGATTGGGATCGCGTGCTTGTCCTCATGGATCCCGCGGATGAGGAGCAATTCGGATTCACCTCCAAGGACTTTGAATCAGCAGGTTTGCACGTTCTCGTGGCTTCGTACGATCGGATCGGAAGAGATGAATCTCTTGTGCAAGAGATTGCAGCGACCGGATGCGAAGCAATCATCTTTACGAGAAACGACGACATGCATGGCCATCCGCGGATTGCCGATCTCCTGCGGGCATCCCGCAAAGGATACACCGCAGTTTCTGCCATCGACAGACAACACTGGCACGAGCAGACACGGGAATGCATAAAGGATTTGTTGAACCGTCACGGAGAAGTCGCTGTCCCGACGTGCTCCGAAAAGATTGCCCGGTCCGAAGGCAAAACGGACGGCACATTCAGTCTTGTCTTCGATTTCGAACAACTGGGCGGTGCTCGCTTTGGAATACCGAGACTTGTGCCCATGCTGGAATCCCTCGGAATACATGCTACGTTCTTTATAACGGGATTCATTGCTGAGATTTATCCGCCGCTCGTGCAGTTGCTCGTTGATTTAGGTCACGAAATAGCGGTCCACGGAGCCATGCATGAGTTTCTTCAGGGCAGGACTATAAGCGATCAGACTGCTCGCATCAGTCGCCACAAAGAGTCTCTGGTCTCCTTTGGCGATGTGCGTGGCGCCAATTTCATATTCCGCATGGATGCTCATTCTCCTCAGGCAATCTGCGAGGCAGGCCTGCGCTACTTCGTGCTTTTCAGGAAACATTTGTTTTACCGGACAAGATTTATAGAATCCTCGGGTCGGGTCCGCTCCTTTCGTACTCCGGAAGGAGATTTGGTCCTTATTCCTGTCGGCGTTGAAACGTACGGCATGCCTCTCCATGAAGTGAAAGCAATGATAAGGAGTTCTCTTCGCACAGCACGGAAAGAAGGGCACAATCATGTCAGTGTGTTGATGCATCCGTTCAAGGACGGTGCTCTGGAGAGAATTCAAAACACTCGCAGTCTCATGGAGTATCTTTTACACGATCTGAATCTTCGTCCCGTAACCTTGAGAGAGTTGCCTGCTCCGGAACCTGCGCGGTCTACGGCTGCCGAGATCCTGTACAGATGGGACGAGAATGAAGCACAGGTGTCCAAAGAATCGTCTGCATTGGATTACGGGGTGTCATGGTGGAAGCCCCCGCTTTATCATAGTCGAAGGGTTGAAGATCTGGCTGATGCTTTGGAAAACGGAGGAACTCCGGTTGTGCTCACATCAGATGTGCGAGACGGGAAAAAGAAAATAGCGGTGTATCCGGATGGTTGGCAATGTGGATCCGAAAATGTGAGGTTGGACCCTATCGTCAGCCCCGATGCGACAGCAGAAAAAGTCTCCCGACTATTGCATGAGAAGGGAGGTATCAGTATTTCGCCACCAGCGAAATACATGGATACGATTCATCGCATCATGTTCCATGTTCCGAGGACCTTGGATGATTTCAATATGTTGATCCGACGACTGTTAAAACGAGCTTTCAAGCAGTAA
- the wecB gene encoding non-hydrolyzing UDP-N-acetylglucosamine 2-epimerase produces the protein MQKKIVSVVGARPNFMKIAPLEREFKKYPDIRHMVVHTGQHYDREMSGVFFEQLGLSHPERDLGVGSGGHGEMTGKIMIEFEKACLELQPDMVVVVGDVNSTIAASLVARKLSIPVAHVESGLRSFDETMPEELNRRLTDCLSNLLFVSEPAGMQNLEREGIDMIRAHLVGDIMLETIQMFFPAISNRKRWEDFNLQPGKYALITLHRPSNVDSEQALREVVDILSVIDMPILFPIHPRTLKRLREAGLESTLTSKAGLIITEPQPYIEFLSLLQGATLALSDSGSVQSEAAFFDVPCLVARENTERPIYLEQGTTTLVGRNKERIGELVTDVLEKHYPHATEIVKELSTDVGAKTVKIIAENLI, from the coding sequence ATGCAGAAAAAGATCGTCAGCGTCGTAGGGGCACGCCCCAATTTCATGAAAATTGCGCCGCTGGAGAGAGAATTTAAAAAATATCCTGATATTCGTCACATGGTCGTTCATACAGGCCAACATTACGACCGGGAGATGAGCGGAGTATTCTTCGAACAATTGGGGCTTTCCCATCCCGAAAGAGATCTTGGCGTCGGTTCGGGCGGGCACGGAGAGATGACCGGGAAGATCATGATCGAGTTCGAAAAGGCGTGCCTTGAGTTACAGCCCGACATGGTGGTTGTGGTGGGAGACGTGAATTCGACGATTGCAGCTTCATTGGTAGCCAGAAAGCTCTCCATTCCCGTTGCGCACGTGGAATCAGGCCTGAGATCGTTTGATGAAACCATGCCCGAAGAACTCAATCGACGCCTGACGGACTGTCTCTCCAATCTTTTATTCGTCTCGGAACCGGCAGGGATGCAAAACCTGGAGAGAGAAGGCATCGACATGATCAGGGCTCATCTCGTCGGTGACATCATGTTAGAAACGATTCAAATGTTTTTCCCGGCTATTTCCAACAGGAAACGATGGGAAGATTTCAACCTGCAGCCGGGTAAGTACGCATTGATCACGCTGCACAGGCCTTCCAATGTCGATTCTGAACAAGCGCTGAGGGAAGTGGTTGACATCCTCAGTGTCATTGATATGCCCATCCTGTTTCCAATCCACCCTCGCACGCTGAAGCGATTGCGTGAGGCTGGATTGGAAAGCACACTCACTTCCAAAGCCGGGCTTATCATAACTGAACCCCAGCCTTACATAGAATTTCTGTCTCTTTTGCAAGGAGCAACTCTGGCGCTTTCAGATTCGGGCTCGGTTCAGTCCGAAGCTGCATTCTTCGACGTGCCGTGTCTTGTGGCCAGAGAGAATACGGAACGCCCCATCTACTTGGAACAGGGCACAACAACTCTCGTGGGGAGAAATAAAGAACGCATCGGAGAACTCGTGACTGACGTTCTGGAGAAACATTATCCTCACGCAACGGAGATCGTAAAAGAATTAAGTACAGACGTGGGAGCCAAGACGGTGAAAATTATCGCTGAGAATCTCATCTAA
- a CDS encoding alkaline phosphatase, whose protein sequence is MKETNSIRRFVSVLAVIIVLTLNVSAYAEDVKGIILLIGDGMGLNQIRSAEIYAKEVLNRPLAINSMVTRGTTTTYSANAEVTDSAAAATAIYSGYKTDNGVLNILPDGKYVSNVAQAAKDAQLSVGVVSTTRLTHATPAGVYSHSLKRNDENFIAEQLLTFAPEVAMAGGRGNFLPQSEKSSKRKDDKNLIEMMKKDGYTYVANNSELQAVDPDATRKLLGLFAGSHLSYDLDRQNVEELKSEPTLSDMTRTALAILAKNPRGFFLMVEGGRIDHACHLHDIKGSIYETLAFDDAVKVALDFQKTHPDVLVIVTADHETGGLGLGTGSIYAVDFKALEPIRNSLEFLTKKMSKDPANANELLKAAGYEYTEKEHALLSKYPPDMKPSQIPEFSHCPKIDTYIPAWIVVALGNLESNRAKIGWTSYVHTAQPVITFASGPGEKEFQGAYDNTDIAKKMAKLLGLTMKPPYTPDTETK, encoded by the coding sequence GTGAAAGAAACGAATAGTATCCGGAGATTCGTCAGCGTACTTGCTGTCATTATTGTCTTGACCTTGAATGTCAGTGCTTATGCGGAAGATGTGAAAGGTATCATACTCCTGATCGGCGATGGGATGGGACTGAACCAAATTAGATCCGCCGAGATTTATGCAAAGGAAGTCCTCAATAGGCCCCTGGCCATAAATTCAATGGTTACACGAGGCACGACTACGACCTATTCCGCCAATGCAGAAGTAACCGATTCTGCGGCTGCTGCAACAGCCATCTATTCCGGTTACAAAACCGATAATGGCGTGCTCAATATCTTGCCCGACGGAAAATACGTGTCCAACGTTGCGCAAGCCGCCAAGGATGCTCAGTTGTCCGTGGGCGTTGTGAGCACCACCCGCTTGACTCATGCTACCCCTGCAGGGGTATACAGTCACTCTCTCAAACGTAATGATGAAAACTTTATTGCCGAGCAGCTCCTCACATTTGCTCCTGAAGTGGCAATGGCAGGTGGCCGGGGCAATTTCTTGCCTCAGAGTGAAAAGAGCAGCAAAAGAAAAGATGACAAGAACCTCATCGAGATGATGAAGAAAGACGGATATACGTACGTTGCCAACAATAGCGAGCTGCAGGCTGTCGATCCTGATGCCACCAGGAAGCTCCTTGGTCTGTTCGCCGGGTCGCACCTGAGTTACGATTTGGACCGCCAAAACGTCGAGGAATTGAAATCCGAGCCCACACTCTCGGACATGACGCGAACCGCGCTGGCGATATTGGCCAAGAATCCTAGAGGATTCTTTCTCATGGTGGAAGGCGGACGAATCGACCATGCATGTCACTTACATGATATCAAAGGGTCTATCTATGAGACACTTGCCTTTGATGACGCCGTAAAGGTTGCGCTCGATTTCCAGAAGACTCACCCGGATGTGTTGGTGATAGTTACGGCAGATCATGAAACCGGTGGATTGGGACTTGGGACAGGATCGATTTATGCCGTCGATTTTAAAGCACTTGAACCTATCAGAAACAGTCTGGAATTTCTCACAAAAAAAATGAGCAAAGATCCGGCCAATGCAAACGAGCTTCTCAAAGCAGCAGGATATGAATACACGGAAAAAGAGCATGCCTTGCTCTCAAAGTATCCGCCGGACATGAAACCCAGTCAAATACCGGAATTTTCCCATTGTCCCAAAATTGACACGTACATTCCCGCCTGGATCGTCGTTGCCCTTGGCAACTTGGAAAGCAACCGTGCCAAAATTGGATGGACGTCATACGTACACACTGCACAACCGGTAATTACCTTTGCATCAGGTCCCGGAGAGAAAGAATTTCAAGGGGCTTATGACAATACCGATATCGCGAAGAAGATGGCCAAGCTTCTTGGACTCACCATGAAGCCGCCTTATACCCCAGATACAGAGACGAAGTAG
- a CDS encoding SAM-dependent methyltransferase, translating into MDIPRIFNITESAHRIHNPFTPEKLATLGAALRLEPGTRVLDLGSGSGEMLCTWARDYGISGAGIDMSQLFTEQAKLRADELGVADRVEFIHGDAAGYVADEKVGVAACIGATWIGGGVVGAIELLAKSLRTGGIILIGEPYWLQLPPTEEVAKGCRAGSISDFLLLPELLASFGNLDYDVVEMVLADHDSWDRYEAAKWLTMRRWLETNPDDDFAKDVRAELTSAPERYATYTREYLGWGVFALMSR; encoded by the coding sequence GTGGACATTCCACGGATATTCAACATTACCGAAAGTGCTCATCGCATCCATAATCCATTCACACCAGAAAAGCTCGCCACTCTCGGCGCGGCGTTGCGTTTAGAACCGGGGACCCGTGTGCTCGACCTCGGCAGCGGTTCGGGCGAGATGCTGTGTACCTGGGCACGCGATTACGGAATCAGCGGCGCTGGTATCGACATGAGCCAGTTGTTCACCGAACAAGCGAAACTCCGCGCTGACGAACTAGGCGTCGCCGATCGGGTCGAGTTCATCCACGGAGACGCTGCCGGCTACGTCGCCGACGAAAAGGTCGGTGTGGCAGCCTGTATCGGCGCCACTTGGATCGGTGGGGGAGTCGTCGGCGCCATCGAGCTTCTGGCTAAGAGTCTCCGCACGGGAGGGATCATCCTCATCGGCGAGCCATACTGGCTGCAATTGCCGCCGACAGAAGAGGTCGCCAAGGGATGCCGCGCCGGTTCCATCTCAGACTTTCTCTTGCTTCCAGAACTTCTCGCGTCTTTCGGCAACCTCGACTACGACGTCGTGGAAATGGTTCTGGCAGACCATGACAGTTGGGACAGGTACGAGGCAGCCAAGTGGCTCACGATGCGCCGATGGCTCGAAACGAATCCCGACGATGACTTCGCGAAAGATGTTCGAGCCGAACTGACCTCGGCACCTGAACGCTACGCCACGTACACCCGTGAATACCTAGGCTGGGGTGTGTTCGCGCTAATGTCGCGGTGA
- a CDS encoding YbjQ family protein — protein sequence MFITTQDNFADHEIVQTLGIVKGNTVRARHIGKDIMAGLRNIVGGEIVEYTKMLAEAREQSLDRMIAEARKLGADGIVAMRMVTSTAGQTAAEILAYGTAVKLRKK from the coding sequence ATGTTCATCACAACACAGGACAATTTTGCAGATCACGAGATTGTGCAGACACTTGGGATCGTCAAGGGGAACACGGTACGCGCCCGCCACATCGGTAAAGACATTATGGCAGGTCTCAGAAATATAGTCGGCGGCGAAATCGTTGAATACACAAAAATGCTTGCTGAAGCCCGCGAACAATCGCTCGACAGAATGATTGCAGAGGCAAGAAAGCTGGGGGCCGACGGTATAGTGGCAATGCGTATGGTCACTTCCACAGCAGGTCAGACTGCTGCAGAAATTCTCGCGTATGGGACTGCAGTAAAATTGAGAAAGAAATAG
- a CDS encoding DUF3795 domain-containing protein has protein sequence MATNPDFLSPCGLYCGVCAIYIAYRDNNIKLKERLVNLYRGGTPGKGTLPNSEGLSVEDIRCNGCLSDDRFMHCRQCDIRNCTEEKGYSGCHECSEFPCRHIDDFSMTVGKKVILRAVPYRRQYGTEKWVRDEEARYICPECDNKVFRGAMKCNQCKVELDLD, from the coding sequence ATGGCGACAAATCCCGATTTTCTTTCTCCGTGCGGTCTTTATTGCGGTGTCTGCGCAATTTACATCGCTTACCGCGACAATAATATCAAACTGAAAGAGCGGCTGGTAAATCTCTACAGGGGAGGAACTCCCGGGAAAGGAACACTGCCGAATAGCGAAGGCCTGTCCGTAGAAGATATTCGGTGCAATGGCTGTTTGTCGGACGACCGTTTTATGCACTGTCGTCAGTGTGACATCAGGAACTGCACGGAAGAGAAGGGATACTCCGGTTGTCACGAATGCAGTGAGTTCCCCTGTCGCCATATCGACGATTTCTCCATGACGGTGGGAAAGAAAGTCATTCTCAGGGCCGTACCTTACCGGCGGCAATATGGTACCGAAAAATGGGTCCGAGATGAAGAGGCGCGCTATATATGTCCTGAATGTGACAATAAAGTTTTTCGCGGTGCAATGAAATGTAATCAATGCAAAGTTGAATTGGATTTAGATTGA
- a CDS encoding IS4 family transposase — MTFILSIAASGKGKGVDMKSGEFFRHARILGLWPDAEAIHRSALTKARKKVDWRIFRQILDDAVGLAYECWPKSPKDEWHGMSTHAIDGSDYTLPAADELRAEFDPESGLGQAGKGHYPQCLVCTLYDVFRRLPIARTVVPVNSSERDQAKHLLPLVPEGSVLLLDRGYPGYEFLSYLLDKFKGYFVIRCPATSTFATVKEFIRSGKSEAEIVIPPTSNYLSQVTAEQRKAAKPIRVRVIRLSNPDGTLSVLLTNLYDKVEFPRQEITDLYFRRWEIESYFRDEKIGLEIEKFHGKTCNSVLQELFAAAIMAVISRTLMAISTQLLGGELGEPQFKNAVMTLASEAAVLAADDPERAIEIFQDILKEIYRVKYYRPNSQRPPQPRVNKQSKNKWLYRRYKNVPAA; from the coding sequence ATCACCTTCATCTTGTCCATTGCCGCCAGTGGAAAGGGTAAAGGAGTGGACATGAAATCCGGTGAATTCTTTCGACATGCCAGAATTCTTGGCCTTTGGCCTGACGCCGAGGCGATCCATCGAAGCGCGCTCACCAAGGCGCGCAAAAAGGTGGATTGGAGGATCTTTCGGCAAATACTCGATGATGCGGTTGGTCTGGCTTATGAGTGTTGGCCTAAGAGCCCGAAGGACGAGTGGCATGGTATGTCCACTCATGCGATAGATGGCTCCGACTATACGCTTCCAGCCGCCGATGAGCTCAGGGCCGAGTTTGATCCTGAGAGCGGACTTGGGCAAGCGGGCAAAGGACATTATCCTCAGTGTCTTGTATGCACGCTCTATGACGTCTTCAGACGTCTGCCCATCGCAAGAACTGTGGTCCCGGTGAATTCTTCGGAGCGGGACCAAGCCAAACATCTCCTGCCCCTCGTGCCTGAGGGAAGTGTCTTGCTCCTGGATCGAGGTTACCCAGGATATGAATTTCTCAGCTACCTTTTGGACAAGTTCAAAGGCTATTTCGTGATACGTTGCCCCGCAACGTCCACCTTCGCCACAGTAAAGGAATTCATTCGGAGCGGGAAGAGCGAAGCCGAAATCGTGATTCCTCCGACATCGAACTATCTCAGCCAGGTGACGGCTGAACAACGAAAGGCCGCCAAGCCCATCAGAGTGAGAGTCATCAGACTGTCCAATCCTGACGGAACCCTCTCGGTTCTCCTGACGAATCTTTACGACAAGGTGGAGTTTCCGAGACAGGAGATCACTGACCTCTATTTCAGGCGATGGGAAATCGAGAGCTATTTCCGGGATGAAAAGATTGGGCTCGAAATCGAAAAATTTCATGGCAAAACCTGCAACAGCGTCCTGCAAGAACTCTTTGCAGCTGCGATCATGGCTGTGATCTCAAGAACTCTCATGGCCATTTCCACCCAGTTACTCGGTGGAGAGCTCGGAGAACCTCAGTTCAAGAATGCGGTCATGACGCTCGCGTCTGAAGCCGCCGTGCTCGCCGCAGACGATCCTGAAAGAGCCATCGAAATCTTTCAGGATATTCTCAAAGAAATCTATCGTGTCAAATACTATCGACCAAACAGTCAGCGACCACCCCAACCAAGGGTGAACAAGCAAAGCAAAAACAAATGGCTTTACCGCAGGTACAAAAATGTCCCCGCAGCTTAA
- a CDS encoding PRC-barrel domain-containing protein: MLHSVDKLQDYEIVATDGHIGKVRGFYFDSDTWEIHYLLVDTSKWLPGRKVLISPVEIQKIDVDNKFLSVNLTQDQIQNSPAIEEDAPLSATMDDLNAYYGWRGGRKEGLRPESGFGEKAAGYSDMGLTEASLYEGVTEFGEESEFADEDLELRGTQEVMGFYIEADDGDIGHVEDFVIDDEKWTVAFIVIDTRNWWPGKKVLVSPDWIDEIGWDDKRVFVQLTREQIKNSPEYDQDNLPGMDYEQKFYGHYREPGWLEHKEASFDEESRRL, from the coding sequence ATGCTCCACAGTGTAGATAAGTTACAGGATTATGAAATTGTTGCTACGGATGGACACATCGGAAAAGTGAGAGGATTCTACTTTGATAGTGACACCTGGGAAATACACTATCTTCTCGTAGATACGAGCAAATGGTTGCCTGGCAGAAAAGTTCTGATTTCCCCGGTGGAAATTCAGAAGATCGATGTCGATAACAAGTTTCTGTCAGTGAATCTCACGCAGGATCAGATTCAAAACAGCCCGGCAATTGAGGAGGATGCGCCACTATCAGCTACTATGGACGATCTCAATGCTTATTACGGTTGGCGCGGAGGCAGAAAGGAAGGGCTTAGACCTGAGAGCGGATTTGGAGAAAAAGCAGCAGGCTATTCCGATATGGGGCTGACTGAAGCGTCCCTATATGAGGGAGTAACTGAATTCGGAGAAGAATCCGAATTTGCTGATGAAGATCTTGAGTTACGAGGGACCCAGGAAGTAATGGGTTTTTATATAGAAGCAGATGACGGCGATATCGGTCATGTCGAAGACTTTGTGATAGACGATGAAAAGTGGACTGTGGCATTCATCGTGATCGACACCAGAAATTGGTGGCCCGGCAAAAAAGTGCTCGTGTCGCCGGACTGGATCGATGAAATCGGATGGGATGACAAGAGAGTCTTCGTACAATTGACCCGCGAGCAAATCAAGAACTCTCCCGAATACGATCAAGACAATCTGCCCGGTATGGATTACGAACAGAAGTTCTATGGTCATTATCGGGAACCCGGCTGGTTGGAGCACAAGGAAGCCAGTTTTGACGAAGAAAGTAGGCGTCTGTAA